A genomic region of Gammaproteobacteria bacterium contains the following coding sequences:
- a CDS encoding methionyl-tRNA formyltransferase, translating to MRIGFAGTPEFAAVHLQALLEQGWPVELVLTQPDRRAGRGKNLTAPPVKQIVQTQGIPVLQPPSLQSPDIVATLAAARLDILIVVAYGLLLPETVLNLPKHGCLNVHASLLPRWRGAAPIQRAILAGDEVTGISLMKMDKGLDTGPLYATREIAILPSDTGQTLHDRLAMLGAQCLNETLPSILAGQCQPTPQPQEGATYAPKLQKSEARIDWHKSAIQIAREVRAFNPWPVSFVALSNPLRIWAADAIDEPCREAPGTLLKLTSSGIDVATGEGILRIQKLQPAGKRVMQAHEWLSGHGQQWHTGARWP from the coding sequence ATGCGTATTGGCTTTGCCGGAACACCGGAGTTTGCTGCCGTCCACTTGCAAGCCCTGCTCGAGCAAGGCTGGCCTGTTGAGCTTGTGCTCACACAGCCTGATCGTCGCGCTGGACGCGGAAAGAACCTCACCGCCCCGCCCGTCAAGCAAATTGTACAGACGCAAGGCATTCCCGTCCTTCAACCGCCATCGCTCCAATCGCCCGATATCGTTGCGACACTGGCTGCGGCTCGACTTGATATTCTCATCGTGGTCGCCTACGGGCTGTTGTTGCCGGAAACAGTGCTCAACCTGCCCAAGCACGGCTGCCTGAATGTGCATGCTTCATTGCTGCCACGCTGGCGAGGTGCAGCCCCCATTCAACGCGCGATTTTGGCGGGCGATGAGGTGACCGGCATTTCTTTGATGAAAATGGATAAAGGCCTGGATACCGGTCCGCTCTATGCAACGCGAGAGATCGCCATCCTTCCCTCAGATACTGGGCAAACCCTGCACGATCGACTCGCAATGCTTGGTGCACAATGCCTCAACGAGACACTGCCATCCATTCTTGCCGGCCAGTGCCAACCCACACCCCAGCCACAGGAGGGCGCCACCTATGCGCCAAAACTGCAAAAATCCGAGGCCCGGATCGACTGGCACAAGTCCGCCATTCAGATAGCACGTGAAGTGCGCGCATTTAACCCATGGCCGGTCAGCTTCGTAGCCCTGTCTAACCCGCTGCGGATTTGGGCGGCTGATGCGATTGACGAACCCTGCCGTGAAGCCCCGGGGACCTTGCTGAAGCTCACATCAAGCGGAATCGACGTTGCCACGGGCGAAGGCATTTTGCGCATCCAAAAATTGCAACCTGCTGGGAAGCGAGTG
- the def gene encoding peptide deformylase, protein MAKLKILEYPDPRLRIKAEPITEIDDALQRQIDDMFETMYEAPGIGLAATQVNFPKQLVVVDVSDDHSQPLVLINPEITEKRGVEEMEEGCLSFPGIHALVRRANEVTVKALNRRGEPFTLDADGLLAVCIQHELDHLNGKLFVDYLSPLKRQRIRRMLEKRQRRHKA, encoded by the coding sequence ATGGCAAAATTGAAAATTCTTGAATACCCGGACCCAAGATTACGCATCAAGGCCGAACCAATTACGGAAATTGACGACGCCCTACAGCGGCAAATCGACGATATGTTTGAGACAATGTACGAGGCACCCGGCATTGGTTTGGCAGCCACTCAGGTAAACTTTCCCAAACAACTGGTCGTGGTCGATGTCAGCGACGACCACAGCCAGCCGTTAGTTTTGATTAACCCGGAAATCACCGAAAAACGCGGTGTCGAAGAAATGGAAGAAGGATGCCTGTCATTCCCAGGCATTCATGCGCTCGTCAGGCGCGCCAATGAAGTGACCGTCAAGGCACTCAACCGCCGTGGCGAACCATTTACCCTTGACGCGGACGGCTTGTTGGCGGTTTGTATCCAGCACGAGCTCGACCACTTGAACGGCAAGTTATTCGTTGATTATTTAAGCCCGCTCAAGCGTCAGCGCATTCGCAGAATGCTTGAGAAGCGACAGCGTCGCCACAAAGCCTAA